A DNA window from Halostella salina contains the following coding sequences:
- a CDS encoding acyl-CoA dehydrogenase family protein: MEFDLPDEHRMIRDSVRDFCESEIAPIAQEIEDEHRFPAEVFDQLAELDMMGVPVAEEYGGLGGDQLMYSLVTEELGRVSGSVGLSYAAHVSLATKPIELFGTEAQKERWLRPLAEGEYVGGWALTEPDSGSDASDMDTMARKEGDEWVINGTKQFITNASEAGSVLVKAVTDPDAGYDGISTFIVDPRNDDGFEVTTVWDKMGLNASPTCEIQLDDVRVPEDRLLGEEGDGWDQTKKTLDGGRISIAALSVGLAQGAYEAAKEYSTEREQFGQPISKFDAVRDKVVEMERKTERARLLTRKAACRYDRGESVTKESALAKLDASEAAREVAEEAVQTLGGYGYTTDFAPQRFYRDAKLMEIGEGTSEIQHLVIGRELGL, encoded by the coding sequence ATGGAGTTCGACCTGCCCGACGAGCACCGGATGATCCGGGACAGCGTCCGGGACTTCTGCGAGTCGGAGATCGCCCCGATCGCACAGGAGATCGAGGACGAGCACAGGTTCCCCGCCGAGGTGTTCGACCAGCTCGCCGAGCTGGACATGATGGGCGTCCCCGTCGCCGAGGAGTACGGTGGTCTGGGTGGCGACCAGCTGATGTACTCGCTGGTCACCGAGGAACTGGGCCGGGTGTCCGGCTCGGTCGGCCTCTCCTACGCGGCCCACGTCAGCCTCGCCACCAAGCCGATCGAGCTGTTCGGCACCGAGGCACAGAAGGAGCGCTGGCTCCGGCCGCTCGCCGAGGGCGAGTACGTCGGCGGCTGGGCGCTGACGGAGCCGGACAGCGGGAGCGACGCCAGCGACATGGACACGATGGCCCGGAAGGAGGGCGACGAGTGGGTCATCAACGGCACCAAGCAGTTCATCACGAACGCGAGCGAGGCCGGGAGCGTCCTCGTCAAGGCCGTCACCGATCCCGACGCCGGCTACGACGGCATCTCGACGTTCATCGTCGACCCCCGGAACGACGACGGGTTCGAGGTGACGACGGTGTGGGACAAGATGGGGCTGAACGCCTCACCGACCTGCGAGATCCAACTGGACGACGTCCGGGTCCCCGAAGACCGCCTGCTCGGCGAGGAAGGCGACGGCTGGGACCAGACGAAGAAGACGCTCGACGGGGGCCGCATCTCCATCGCGGCGCTCTCCGTCGGCCTCGCGCAGGGAGCCTACGAGGCCGCAAAGGAGTACTCGACGGAGCGCGAGCAGTTCGGCCAGCCCATCTCGAAGTTCGACGCCGTCCGCGACAAGGTCGTCGAGATGGAGCGCAAGACCGAGCGCGCCCGCCTGCTCACCCGCAAGGCCGCCTGCCGGTACGACCGCGGCGAGTCGGTGACGAAGGAGAGCGCGCTCGCCAAGCTAGACGCCAGCGAGGCCGCCCGCGAGGTCGCAGAGGAGGCAGTACAGACGCTCGGCGGCTACGGCTACACGACGGACTTCGCCCCCCAGCGGTTCTACCGCGACGCGAAGCTGATGGAGATCGGCGAGGGAACCAGCGAGATCCAGCATCTCGTCATCGGCCGCGAACTCGGCCTGTAG